GAGTCGTTCGGCAATCTGCTTGGCGGACAGGCCCTTGGCCACGTGACGCAGCACTTCGGTCTCCCGCTCGGTCAGTGCGGGGGTGGCGGGCCCGGCGTCCGGGCTGCGCTCCAGGCGCCGGTATTCGCCCAGCACCAACCCCGCCAGTCCCGGAGTGAACACCGCACGGCCGGCCGCGGTGGCGTGCACCGCATCGGTCAGCTCTTCGCGTGAGGCACTTTTGACCAGGTAACCGATCGCGCCGGCTTTGACCGCCTGCAGCACGTCTTCACGTTCGTCGGAGGCCGACAGCACCAGCACCCGAGATGCCGGGGAAACGTCGAGCACCGCGGTAGTCGCGGCCACCCCGTCGCCGTCTGCCAGGCGCATGTCCATCAGCACCACGTCGGGTTTCACGGCTGCGGCCCGGCGCCGCGCCGCGTCTACGCCTTCGGCGGTGGCGACCACGGTGAAGCCGGAATCGGCCAGGTCGCGGGCGACGGCGTCCCGCCAGATCGGATGGTCGTCGACCACCATCACCGTCGGATGGACAGTTCCCATTCGGTTCCCTCCCCGGCCTCGGTGTGCAACACGGCGCTGCCACCCAATGCCGCAAGCCGGCCGACGATCGACTTCGACACCCCGACATGACCTTGGCGCGCAGCCTCTTCCAGCCGCCCGGCGGCGATGCCGACACCGTCGTCGCGCACGCTGACGGTCACCGTCTCGCCCAGGTCTTCGCAGAGCACGAACGCTCGGGCGTGCGCACCGGCGTGGGCCCGCACGTTATCCAGAGCATTGCCGACGGCGGCGTCGAGCTCGGCGGCCGTGCGCTGTTCCAGTAGCACCGGGGTGCCGGGCAGGCTCAGCGTCACCCGGTCGTCCGCGCGACGGCCCAGCAGCGCCCGAAGATCAGTGGCTTCATCGTTCGGGGTCACGTTCGGGGAACTCACCAGCCGGCGCAGCGCACGTTCCTGCTCGCCGGCCAGTTCAGCC
The window above is part of the Mycolicibacter sp. MU0102 genome. Proteins encoded here:
- a CDS encoding response regulator, giving the protein MGTVHPTVMVVDDHPIWRDAVARDLADSGFTVVATAEGVDAARRRAAAVKPDVVLMDMRLADGDGVAATTAVLDVSPASRVLVLSASDEREDVLQAVKAGAIGYLVKSASREELTDAVHATAAGRAVFTPGLAGLVLGEYRRLERSPDAGPATPALTERETEVLRHVAKGLSAKQIAERLCLSHRTVENHVQATFRKLQVANRVELTRYAIEHGLDS